From Erwinia sp. HDF1-3R, one genomic window encodes:
- the luxS gene encoding S-ribosylhomocysteine lyase, with protein sequence MPLLDSFTVDHTIMAAPAVRVAKTMNTPHGDTLTVFDLRFCKPNKEVMPERGIHTLEHLFAGFMRNHLNGDGVEIIDISPMGCRTGFYMSLIGTPDEQRVAKAWKEAMQDVLKVTDQRTIPELNEYQCGTYQMHSLDEAQDIARHIIDNDIRVNHNDELALPKEKLKELHI encoded by the coding sequence ATGCCATTGCTGGATAGCTTTACCGTTGATCACACTATCATGGCAGCCCCTGCGGTTCGCGTTGCTAAGACCATGAACACTCCTCATGGCGATACCCTTACCGTCTTCGATCTGCGTTTCTGCAAGCCGAACAAAGAAGTGATGCCTGAGCGCGGTATCCATACGCTGGAGCATTTGTTTGCTGGCTTTATGCGCAACCACCTGAACGGTGATGGGGTTGAGATTATCGACATTTCACCTATGGGATGCCGCACAGGGTTCTATATGAGCCTGATTGGTACGCCAGACGAGCAGCGAGTGGCGAAAGCCTGGAAAGAGGCGATGCAGGATGTGCTGAAGGTTACTGACCAGCGCACTATCCCTGAGCTGAATGAGTATCAGTGCGGCACCTACCAGATGCACTCGCTGGATGAAGCGCAGGATATCGCACGGCATATCATCGACAACGACATTCGCGTGAATCACAACGACGAGCTGGCGCTGCCGAAAGAGAAGCTGAAGGAACTGCATATCTAG